One segment of Anatilimnocola aggregata DNA contains the following:
- a CDS encoding Gfo/Idh/MocA family protein, which yields MQNQSTSRRTFLRQSATVAATAAVVPYFLSSPKAFANQDKNDRPQIGCIGVGSMGTGDARAHAGFGDIVAVCDVDSKHADRAKNDEKIGKGKADAYEDYRKVLDRKDIDVVSVVTTDHWHVKIAIEALQAGKHVFCQKPLTLTIEENQLIRNACKKYPNQAFLVGTQQRSTRNLFLRAVNMVQKGLLGDIKTVTCGIGASPTGGPFPVEEVPENLNWDMWLGQAPKVDFRKKRSHYEFRWWYEYSGGKFTDWGAHHVDIATWAIGEDKEGQGPIEVDGTDAKHPVPFEKGYPTVDDRYNTSHDFAAKCKFASGVEMIVTSRGDNGVLFEGTKGRLFVNRGKITGKPIEENWDKDQFTDDDVIKMYKGKPAEGHKNNFYRCIREGGLTVSDVFSHVQMMNTCHLAAIASRLGRSIKWNPKSEQIVGDDEAATFLSRKQREGFEIPKV from the coding sequence ATGCAAAATCAGTCCACTTCGCGCCGTACATTCTTGCGCCAGTCAGCAACCGTCGCCGCCACGGCGGCAGTTGTTCCTTATTTCCTCTCGTCCCCCAAGGCCTTTGCCAATCAAGACAAGAACGATCGCCCCCAGATCGGTTGCATTGGTGTCGGCAGCATGGGGACCGGCGATGCCCGCGCTCATGCCGGCTTTGGCGACATTGTCGCGGTTTGCGATGTGGACTCGAAGCATGCCGACCGTGCGAAGAACGACGAGAAGATCGGCAAAGGAAAGGCCGACGCTTACGAAGACTATCGCAAGGTGCTGGACCGCAAAGATATCGACGTCGTCAGCGTGGTGACGACCGACCATTGGCATGTGAAGATCGCCATCGAGGCGCTGCAAGCTGGCAAGCACGTTTTCTGCCAAAAGCCGCTCACGCTGACCATCGAAGAAAACCAACTCATTCGCAACGCTTGCAAAAAGTATCCCAATCAGGCGTTTCTGGTTGGCACCCAGCAGCGCAGCACGCGTAACCTGTTCCTCCGCGCGGTGAACATGGTACAGAAGGGACTGCTCGGCGATATCAAGACGGTCACCTGCGGCATCGGTGCCAGCCCGACCGGGGGTCCATTCCCGGTGGAAGAAGTCCCCGAGAATCTGAACTGGGATATGTGGCTGGGCCAGGCTCCGAAGGTCGACTTTCGCAAGAAGCGTTCGCACTACGAATTCCGCTGGTGGTACGAATACTCGGGGGGCAAGTTCACCGACTGGGGTGCTCATCACGTCGATATCGCCACGTGGGCGATTGGCGAAGACAAAGAAGGGCAAGGCCCGATTGAAGTCGACGGTACCGATGCCAAGCATCCGGTTCCCTTTGAAAAGGGATATCCCACCGTGGACGATCGTTACAACACCTCGCATGATTTCGCGGCCAAGTGCAAATTCGCGAGCGGCGTCGAGATGATCGTCACCAGCCGCGGCGACAATGGCGTGCTTTTTGAAGGAACCAAGGGACGATTGTTCGTGAATCGCGGCAAGATTACCGGCAAGCCCATTGAAGAGAATTGGGATAAAGACCAATTCACCGACGACGACGTCATCAAGATGTATAAGGGCAAACCGGCCGAAGGCCACAAGAACAATTTCTATCGCTGCATTCGCGAAGGTGGACTCACGGTTTCGGACGTATTCAGCCACGTCCAAATGATGAACACCTGCCATCTGGCAGCGATTGCTTCGCGCTTGGGTCGTTCGATCAAGTGGAATCCCAAGTCGGAACAGATCGTGGGCGATGACGAAGCGGCCACCTTCCTCTCGCGCAAGCAACGCGAAGGGTTCGAGATTCCAAAGGTGTAG
- a CDS encoding type II secretion system protein: MFTELRRSRRLRAFTLVELLVVIAIIGIIMALLLPAVQAARRAAQRAECSSHLRQIGIATHNYIDVYGGVMPFSVGDGDLTHENQTAMYGLLPFCENNKKMFRCPGDIGSYESSAPMWKSMGSSYKFEGRAFSEPELPERMATEWDAKKGMFVTKTKKAKALNVRTLAQHNAGVDIKKALEGKADNGDGPAASFIQLSRDMPDPWKIGETKWNTLRGIYTIKPYHENVFNVVFVGGNVHTFGSKEEFEAFRGKDPNSGDD; this comes from the coding sequence ATGTTCACTGAATTGCGACGGAGTCGCAGACTTCGTGCCTTCACCCTGGTTGAGTTGCTGGTTGTCATCGCCATTATCGGCATCATTATGGCGCTGTTGCTCCCTGCCGTTCAGGCAGCGCGCCGCGCGGCTCAGCGTGCCGAATGCTCGAGCCATTTGCGCCAAATCGGGATCGCCACCCACAATTACATCGACGTTTACGGCGGGGTGATGCCATTCTCGGTGGGTGACGGTGACCTTACCCACGAAAATCAGACGGCCATGTATGGCTTGCTGCCGTTTTGCGAGAACAACAAGAAAATGTTTCGCTGCCCGGGCGACATTGGCTCTTATGAATCGTCGGCCCCCATGTGGAAGTCCATGGGTAGCAGCTACAAGTTCGAGGGTCGCGCGTTCAGCGAACCAGAACTCCCCGAACGTATGGCGACCGAGTGGGACGCCAAGAAGGGGATGTTCGTCACCAAGACCAAAAAAGCCAAAGCGCTGAACGTTCGGACCCTGGCCCAGCACAATGCCGGAGTTGACATCAAAAAAGCGTTGGAAGGAAAAGCCGACAACGGTGACGGCCCTGCCGCCAGTTTCATTCAACTATCGCGCGATATGCCCGATCCGTGGAAGATTGGCGAAACGAAATGGAACACGCTGCGGGGGATCTACACGATTAAGCCCTATCACGAGAACGTCTTCAACGTCGTTTTTGTCGGCGGAAATGTCCACACGTTTGGATCGAAGGAAGAGTTCGAAGCTTTCCGCGGCAAGGATCCCAACTCGGGCGACGACTAA
- a CDS encoding PepSY-associated TM helix domain-containing protein, protein MSLYPKFRDVHLWVGLIVLIPMGLIAATGVMLNHERLLGLKPQYMKKEKKDKATEMAASPENETKYREKKAASSPSSLLAKQNSWQAHGEQVNLAIAEGVKIWGEVPLERMEIKNEPGYGMVVKLKVDRAAQTGPEEIVWSMSEQAVVEKKGDPKAGMSWQKVVHDLHTGKIFSHDYGYFWSDVAGFAILLLGGTGVVLYVIPLVKKFGKKKVPAKTAAKTPAGNPAIHPALLAKRAGKPAVPETKIAEQEVVASETRELEVTAS, encoded by the coding sequence ATGTCGCTCTATCCCAAGTTTCGCGACGTTCACTTGTGGGTTGGTTTGATTGTGCTGATTCCGATGGGGCTGATTGCCGCTACCGGCGTGATGCTGAATCACGAACGTTTGTTGGGGCTGAAGCCGCAATACATGAAGAAAGAGAAAAAGGACAAAGCGACCGAGATGGCCGCCTCGCCGGAAAATGAAACCAAGTATCGCGAGAAAAAAGCCGCCAGTTCTCCGTCTTCTCTGCTTGCGAAGCAAAACAGCTGGCAAGCTCACGGGGAGCAAGTGAACCTGGCGATTGCCGAAGGGGTGAAGATTTGGGGCGAAGTGCCGCTGGAGCGAATGGAAATTAAGAACGAGCCCGGTTACGGGATGGTCGTCAAACTGAAGGTCGATCGTGCCGCTCAAACCGGTCCCGAAGAGATTGTGTGGTCGATGTCGGAGCAAGCAGTGGTCGAAAAGAAAGGCGATCCCAAAGCGGGGATGTCTTGGCAAAAGGTCGTGCACGATCTGCACACCGGCAAGATTTTCAGTCACGACTATGGCTATTTCTGGTCTGATGTTGCGGGTTTTGCCATTTTGCTCCTCGGCGGAACCGGCGTTGTGCTGTATGTCATTCCGCTAGTGAAGAAGTTCGGCAAAAAGAAAGTTCCCGCCAAGACCGCTGCCAAAACACCGGCGGGTAATCCGGCAATTCATCCCGCCTTGCTTGCCAAACGAGCAGGCAAGCCAGCGGTTCCTGAAACCAAAATTGCTGAACAGGAAGTGGTGGCGAGCGAGACTCGCGAATTAGAAGTGACCGCGTCATGA